The Streptococcus pantholopis genome has a segment encoding these proteins:
- a CDS encoding diacylglycerol kinase family lipid kinase, protein MTKQKKARLIYNPTSGQEIMKKNVVEVLHILEGFGYEASAFQTTPGKDSAKKEARRAAEAGFDLIVAAGGDGTINEVVNGIAPLEKRPQMAVIPTGTTNDFARALKIPRGNPIKAAQLIGKNQTIQMDIGKAYDSSYFINIAAAGSFTELTYSVPSQLKTTFGYLAYLAKGVELLPGVRTVPVRITHDKGVFEGDVSMIFVALTNSVGGFETIAPDAKLDDGNFTLILVKTANLIEILQLIRKILDGGKHIYDKRVDYMKTSYLEIQPLSDKRMMINLDGEYGGDAPIALQNLNNHITFYADTDEIADDALVLDQEKLALEAIAQKFRHEVEDLKKKAEE, encoded by the coding sequence ATGACGAAACAAAAAAAGGCTCGGCTGATTTACAACCCAACATCCGGTCAGGAAATTATGAAAAAAAACGTTGTCGAAGTCTTGCATATTTTAGAAGGTTTTGGCTACGAGGCTTCGGCCTTTCAGACGACCCCCGGCAAAGACTCAGCTAAAAAAGAAGCTAGGCGGGCAGCAGAAGCAGGATTTGATCTTATTGTTGCTGCCGGCGGTGACGGGACAATCAATGAGGTTGTTAACGGGATTGCTCCTCTGGAGAAGCGCCCGCAAATGGCCGTTATTCCGACTGGGACAACCAACGATTTTGCGCGTGCTTTGAAGATACCGCGCGGCAATCCCATAAAGGCAGCTCAGCTTATTGGCAAAAATCAGACGATTCAGATGGATATCGGCAAGGCTTATGACAGCTCTTATTTTATCAATATTGCCGCTGCTGGTTCATTTACGGAATTGACTTACAGTGTTCCCAGTCAGTTAAAAACGACCTTTGGCTATCTGGCTTATTTGGCAAAGGGGGTGGAGCTGCTGCCGGGCGTTCGGACAGTCCCAGTCCGTATTACCCATGATAAAGGCGTGTTTGAAGGCGATGTGTCCATGATTTTTGTCGCTTTGACCAATTCGGTCGGCGGTTTTGAAACAATTGCCCCAGATGCCAAGCTGGATGACGGGAATTTCACCCTGATTTTAGTTAAAACAGCTAATCTGATTGAAATACTGCAGCTGATCCGCAAAATCCTAGATGGCGGCAAACATATTTATGATAAGCGTGTGGACTATATGAAGACAAGTTATCTGGAAATTCAGCCTTTATCTGACAAACGTATGATGATTAATTTAGACGGAGAATATGGTGGTGATGCCCCCATTGCTTTGCAAAATCTGAATAATCATATCACTTTTTATGCAGATACCGATGAAATTGCTGACGATGCTCTTGTTTTAGATCAAGAAAAATTGGCTCTGGAAGCCATTGCTCAAAAATTCAGACACGAAGTAGAAGATTTAAAAAAGAAGGCAGAGGAGTAA
- the pulA gene encoding type I pullulanase: MNNTVIVHYHSQRGNYFELSLWKWRDGQWGEDAYFSRFDSFGAVAHLKYSAPYFLSHVYVSVKSPHWSYKTADFRINRNSGVPKTEVWIVDGDDTLYYSRQAAVASHAYRRRQPRAFDMAVNSRAFDLKWGFSGWLGFQYQEQETAFRLWAPTAEHVELILYSSTDEKASVAEVIAMERGDRSCPEDHRKNTQGVWFVTVSGDLNYCAYRYRVYYRRRTFNDTRDPYSLATTADGRRSIVIAPEYLQPEGFSVKQGQEATWRLDNPNQAVIYEMHVRDFSVSETSGVRSENRGKFKGVFEQGTKNQFGDKTCFDYVKELGVTHIQLQPVFDHHQTFDDKGNYAYNWGYDPENYNVPEASFTSNPQEPATRILELKELIQAYHDAGINVIMDVVYNHTYSSQDSAFQLSVPDYFYRMNADGSFQNGTGVGNETASEKEMFRKYMVDSILYWTKEYNIDGFRFDLMGIHDIDTMNLIRAELDKIDRRILMYGEGWDMGTGLQPEQKAKKENAYQLPRIGFFNDDGRNAIKGAEVYGSFEKGFISGAPEEDKVAKAILGSDEIVGYITPSQVLNYVEAHDNYNLNDLLLELHPEDDKITHIKRVELATAMGLLTQGMAFMQIGQEFLRTKLYPTGKDGELTWSDKERAMNSYNAPDQVNQVNWRYVTYHKPTVDFVKRVIALKTKTRFFSYESFEEIRSHVYVTEANSGSGFISFEIDDLTTLKVIFSLSGKRLQNLHVNDIMIETNKSYQRNELDIENLTAMVLDITK; encoded by the coding sequence ATGAATAATACTGTCATTGTGCATTATCACAGCCAACGCGGAAATTATTTTGAGCTGAGTCTATGGAAGTGGCGGGATGGACAATGGGGAGAAGATGCGTATTTTTCACGTTTTGACAGTTTTGGTGCTGTTGCTCATTTGAAATACTCGGCTCCCTATTTTCTCAGCCATGTCTATGTTAGTGTTAAAAGCCCACACTGGTCTTATAAGACAGCAGATTTTCGTATTAATCGCAACAGCGGTGTCCCTAAAACAGAAGTATGGATTGTGGACGGAGATGATACGCTTTATTATTCCAGACAGGCCGCAGTGGCCAGCCACGCTTACCGCCGCCGTCAGCCGCGTGCTTTTGATATGGCGGTAAACAGTCGGGCCTTTGATTTAAAATGGGGCTTCAGCGGCTGGCTGGGCTTTCAGTATCAAGAGCAGGAGACCGCCTTTCGCTTATGGGCGCCAACAGCTGAGCATGTAGAGCTGATTCTCTACAGTTCAACAGATGAAAAGGCCAGTGTTGCTGAAGTTATTGCTATGGAACGCGGGGACAGAAGCTGCCCGGAAGATCACCGGAAAAACACGCAGGGTGTTTGGTTTGTCACGGTTTCAGGCGATTTAAACTACTGCGCTTACCGCTATCGGGTATATTACCGCCGCCGAACCTTCAATGATACAAGAGATCCCTATTCTTTGGCGACAACCGCAGATGGCAGGCGTTCTATTGTTATTGCACCTGAGTATTTGCAGCCGGAGGGCTTTTCAGTCAAACAGGGACAGGAAGCGACCTGGCGTCTGGACAATCCTAATCAGGCTGTTATTTACGAGATGCATGTCCGTGATTTTTCCGTTTCTGAAACATCGGGAGTTCGTTCGGAGAACCGCGGCAAGTTTAAGGGAGTATTCGAGCAGGGAACAAAGAATCAGTTTGGCGACAAAACCTGTTTTGACTATGTTAAAGAGCTTGGTGTCACGCATATTCAGCTGCAGCCGGTTTTTGACCATCATCAGACCTTTGATGATAAGGGAAATTACGCCTACAACTGGGGCTATGATCCAGAAAATTACAATGTTCCCGAAGCCAGTTTTACCAGCAACCCGCAGGAGCCGGCTACACGTATTTTAGAGCTGAAAGAGCTGATTCAGGCCTACCATGATGCCGGAATCAATGTCATTATGGATGTGGTATACAACCACACCTACTCTTCACAGGATTCTGCTTTTCAGCTGTCTGTCCCGGATTATTTCTACCGAATGAATGCAGATGGATCCTTTCAGAACGGAACCGGCGTCGGTAATGAAACGGCTAGTGAAAAGGAAATGTTTCGTAAATATATGGTGGATTCCATCTTGTATTGGACCAAAGAATACAATATTGACGGCTTTCGTTTTGATTTGATGGGCATTCACGATATTGATACAATGAACCTCATTCGGGCAGAACTGGATAAAATTGACCGCCGAATCCTGATGTATGGCGAAGGCTGGGATATGGGGACAGGACTGCAGCCGGAGCAGAAAGCCAAAAAAGAAAATGCCTATCAGCTGCCCCGTATCGGCTTTTTCAATGATGACGGGCGCAATGCTATCAAGGGTGCAGAAGTTTACGGTTCCTTTGAAAAAGGCTTTATATCCGGTGCACCTGAGGAAGATAAGGTAGCTAAGGCGATTTTGGGGAGTGATGAAATTGTCGGCTATATTACCCCCAGCCAAGTATTGAATTATGTTGAAGCCCACGATAATTATAATCTTAATGATCTGCTTTTGGAATTGCACCCTGAGGACGATAAAATAACTCATATCAAGCGTGTTGAATTGGCGACAGCAATGGGGCTGCTGACTCAAGGGATGGCTTTTATGCAGATCGGGCAGGAGTTTTTGCGGACCAAACTCTACCCAACCGGAAAAGACGGCGAATTGACCTGGTCTGATAAGGAAAGGGCCATGAATTCTTATAATGCTCCCGATCAGGTAAACCAAGTGAATTGGCGTTATGTAACCTACCATAAGCCAACTGTTGATTTTGTAAAAAGAGTCATTGCCTTAAAAACTAAGACACGTTTCTTTTCTTACGAAAGCTTTGAGGAAATCCGCAGCCATGTTTATGTGACTGAGGCAAACAGCGGGAGCGGTTTTATCAGTTTTGAAATCGATGATTTGACAACTCTGAAAGTGATTTTCTCTCTATCCGGAAAACGCTTGCAAAACCTTCATGTGAATGATATAATGATAGAGACAAATAAAAGCTATCAACGAAATGAATTAGACATTGAAAATTTGACAGCGATGGTCCTTGATATTACGAAATAA
- the glgB gene encoding 1,4-alpha-glucan branching protein GlgB: MDTKEALYTFGTGENFHIQHYFGLHKEVQDGQEGYIFRVWAPNAEEVHVIGDFSSWKDAPVKMTKNEAGVWEVFTSLPKEGQLYKYLVKRQGGQVVEKMDPVALYLEDRPGTGAYVKTIAEKKWKDSLWMGRRKRFGFKQRPVNIYEVHAGSWKRTDSGQPYTFAQLKDELIPYLVKMNYTHVEFMPIMAHPLGMSWGYQLMGYFAFEHSYGTPEEFQDFVEACHLNNIGVIVDWVPGHFTQNDDALAYFDGTPTYEYQDHHRAHNYRWGALNFDLGKTQVQSFLISSALFWIEQYHIDGIRVDAVSNMLYRDYDDGPWSPNQFGGNRNIEGYNFLRRLNGIIKYRHPDVMMVAEESTASTPITRSIDQDGLGFDYKWNMGWMNDILKFYEEDPVYRQYDFNLVTFSFMYAFDENFILPFSHDEVVHGKKSMMHKMWGDRYNQFAGLRNLYTYQICHPGKKLLFMGSEFGQFLEWKYDHQLEWGNLDEADGLNLKMQDFTSYLNQFYKDNKALWLMDDSYEGLEIIDADNTAQSVLSFIRKNDKGDMLVCVFNMTPVERREFTIGVPLAGIYEEVLNTEMEEHGGVWKEHNPQTRTQSGLWKDYQNTLTFTLPALGASIWKIKRRLKNKK; encoded by the coding sequence ATGGACACAAAAGAAGCGCTTTACACCTTTGGAACCGGAGAGAATTTTCACATTCAGCACTATTTTGGCCTTCACAAAGAAGTGCAGGACGGTCAAGAAGGCTATATTTTTCGTGTTTGGGCTCCCAATGCCGAAGAGGTGCATGTCATAGGAGACTTTAGTTCCTGGAAGGACGCTCCTGTCAAAATGACAAAAAATGAGGCAGGGGTCTGGGAAGTCTTTACCAGTCTTCCAAAAGAAGGTCAGCTCTATAAGTACCTTGTCAAAAGACAGGGGGGACAGGTTGTTGAAAAGATGGATCCTGTTGCTCTTTATTTAGAAGACAGGCCGGGTACTGGGGCCTATGTTAAAACTATTGCAGAGAAGAAGTGGAAAGATTCTCTGTGGATGGGCCGCCGCAAACGTTTTGGTTTCAAACAGCGTCCAGTCAATATTTACGAGGTTCATGCAGGCTCTTGGAAGCGGACTGATTCAGGTCAGCCTTACACTTTTGCTCAGCTTAAAGATGAGTTGATTCCCTATCTGGTGAAAATGAACTACACACATGTGGAGTTCATGCCGATTATGGCCCATCCGCTCGGCATGAGCTGGGGCTATCAGCTGATGGGTTACTTTGCCTTCGAACATAGCTACGGCACTCCTGAGGAGTTTCAGGATTTTGTTGAAGCCTGTCACTTAAACAATATTGGGGTTATTGTCGACTGGGTACCGGGGCATTTTACACAAAATGATGATGCACTTGCCTATTTTGACGGAACGCCTACTTATGAGTATCAGGATCACCACCGCGCTCATAATTACCGCTGGGGAGCTCTTAATTTTGATTTAGGAAAAACTCAAGTTCAGTCTTTCTTGATTTCCAGTGCCCTGTTTTGGATTGAGCAGTACCATATTGACGGCATTCGAGTGGACGCGGTCAGCAACATGCTTTATCGGGACTATGATGATGGTCCATGGTCTCCAAATCAGTTTGGCGGCAACCGCAATATCGAGGGTTATAATTTTCTGCGCAGACTAAACGGCATTATTAAGTACCGCCATCCGGATGTGATGATGGTTGCTGAAGAATCTACAGCTTCAACACCTATTACCAGATCGATTGATCAGGACGGCTTGGGCTTTGATTACAAGTGGAATATGGGCTGGATGAATGATATCCTTAAATTTTATGAGGAAGATCCTGTCTATCGCCAGTATGATTTTAATTTGGTCACCTTCAGCTTTATGTATGCTTTTGATGAAAATTTCATTCTGCCTTTCTCTCATGACGAAGTGGTTCACGGCAAAAAGAGCATGATGCATAAAATGTGGGGAGACCGCTACAACCAGTTTGCCGGTTTGCGCAATCTTTATACCTATCAAATTTGCCATCCGGGCAAAAAGCTGCTCTTTATGGGCAGTGAGTTCGGCCAGTTTCTTGAGTGGAAGTATGATCACCAACTGGAATGGGGGAACTTGGATGAAGCTGATGGCCTGAATCTGAAAATGCAGGATTTCACCAGCTATCTGAACCAATTTTACAAGGACAATAAGGCTCTTTGGCTGATGGACGATTCCTATGAAGGGTTAGAAATCATTGATGCAGATAATACAGCTCAAAGTGTTTTGAGCTTTATCCGCAAAAATGATAAAGGCGATATGCTGGTCTGTGTCTTTAATATGACCCCGGTTGAACGCAGAGAATTTACAATCGGAGTGCCTCTGGCGGGGATTTACGAAGAAGTTCTCAATACCGAAATGGAAGAGCATGGCGGTGTCTGGAAAGAGCATAACCCGCAGACACGGACGCAGTCAGGTTTATGGAAAGATTATCAAAACACACTGACCTTTACTCTCCCGGCTTTAGGTGCCAGTATCTGGAAAATTAAACGCCGTTTAAAGAATAAGAAGTAA